A part of Oncorhynchus masou masou isolate Uvic2021 chromosome 30, UVic_Omas_1.1, whole genome shotgun sequence genomic DNA contains:
- the LOC135521870 gene encoding splicing factor U2AF 65 kDa subunit-like isoform X4 has product MSDFDEFERQLSENKQAEKDKENRHHRRSPSRSRSRERKRRSRDKDRRSRDRRGDSKERRPRRSRSPHRETKKKNKVKKYWDVPPPGFEHISVMQYKAMQAAGQIPATALLPTMTPDGLAVTPTPVPVVGSQMTRQARRLYVGNIPFGITEESMMDFFNAQMRLGGLTQAPGNPVLAVQINQDKNFAFLEFRSVDETTQAMAFDGIIFQGQSLKIRRPHDYQPLPGMSENPSVYVPGVVSTVVPDSAHKLFIGGLPNYLNDDQVKELLTSFGPLKAFNLVKDSATGLSKGYAFCEYVDVNLNDQITMENQAIAGLNGMQLGDKKLLVQRASVGSKNATLTSINQTPVTLQVPGLMNSSMTQMAGLPTEVLCLMNMVAVEELVDEEEYEEIVEDVRDECSKYGQVKSIEIPRPVDGLEVPGTGKIFVEFMSVFDSQKAMQGLTGRKFANRVVVTKYCDPDAYHRRDFW; this is encoded by the exons ATGTCGGATTTCGACGAATTCGAGAGACAACTGTCTGAAAACAAACAAG CGGAGAAGGACAAGGAGAACCGCCACCACCGTCGCTCCCCCTCTCGCAGCCgcagcagagagaggaagaggaggagcagagacaAGGACAGACGCAGCAGGGATCGCCGTGGAGACAGCAAGGAGCGCAGACCAAGACGCAG TCGTTCCCCGCACCGTGAAACGAAGAAGAAGAACAAAGTGAAGAAGTACTGGGACGTCCCTCCTCCTGGCTTTGAACACATCAGTGTGATGCAGTACAAAGCCATGCAGG CTGCGGGTCAGATCCCAGCCACGGCCCTGCTGCCCACCATGACCCCAGACGGCCTGGCCGTGACCCCCACTCCCGTCCCTGTGGTGGGAAGCCAGATGACCAGACAGGCCCGTCGGCTTTATGTGGGCAACATCCCCTTCGGCATCACAGAG GAGTCCATGATGGATTTCTTCAATGCTCAGATGCGTCTGGGTGGTCTCACTCAGGCTCCAGGGAACCCCGTCCTCGCTGTTCAGATCAACCAGGACAAGAACTTTGCCTTCCTTGAG TTCCGCTCAGTGGATGAGACAACCCAGGCCATGGCGTTCGATGGCATCATCTTCCAGGGACAGAGTCTGAAGATCCGCCGTCCCCATGACTACCAGCCTCTGCCCGGCATGAGCGAGAACCCCAGCGTCTACgtgcctg GCGTGGTGTCCACAGTGGTGCCTGACTCGGCCCACAAGCTGTTCATCGGGGGCCTGCCCAACTACCTGAATGATGACCAG GTGAAGGAGCTCCTGACATCGTTTGGGCCTCTCAAGGCCTTTAACTTGGTCAAGGATAGTGCCACAGGTTTGTCTAAGGGTTATGCGTTCTGTGAGTATGTAGACGTCAACCTGAACGACCAGATCACCATGGAGAATCAG GCCATAGCAGGACTCAACGGCATGCAGCTGGGGGATAAAAAGCTCCTGGTGCAGAGAGCCAGCGTGGGATCCAAGAATGCCACTCTG acaAGTATAAACCAGACCCCGGTGACGCTGCAGGTGCCGGGCCTGATGAACAGCTCAATGACCCAGATGGCCGGCCTGCCCACAGAGGTGCTGTGTCTGATGaatatggtggctgtggaggAGCTGGTGGATGAAGAGGAATACGAGGAGATCGTGGAGGATGTGAGGGACGAGTGCAGCAAGTACGGCCAGGTCAAGAGCATCGAGATCCCCAGACCTGTGGATGGGCTGGAGGTCCCTGGCACTggcaag ATCTTTGTGGAGTTCATGTCAGTGTTTGACTCCCAGAAGGCCATGCAGGGTCTGACGGGCAGGAAGTTTGCTAACCGGGTGGTGGTGACCAAATACTGCGACCCTGATGCCTACCACCGCCGAGACTTCTGGTAG
- the LOC135521870 gene encoding splicing factor U2AF 65 kDa subunit-like isoform X3: MSDFDEFERQLSENKQAEKDKENRHHRRSPSRSRSRERKRRSRDKDRRSRDRRGDSKERRPRRSSPSQQQPQEIAVSRSPHRETKKKNKVKKYWDVPPPGFEHISVMQYKAMQAAGQIPATALLPTMTPDGLAVTPTPVPVVGSQMTRQARRLYVGNIPFGITEESMMDFFNAQMRLGGLTQAPGNPVLAVQINQDKNFAFLEFRSVDETTQAMAFDGIIFQGQSLKIRRPHDYQPLPGMSENPSVYVPGVVSTVVPDSAHKLFIGGLPNYLNDDQVKELLTSFGPLKAFNLVKDSATGLSKGYAFCEYVDVNLNDQITMENQAIAGLNGMQLGDKKLLVQRASVGSKNATLTSINQTPVTLQVPGLMNSSMTQMAGLPTEVLCLMNMVAVEELVDEEEYEEIVEDVRDECSKYGQVKSIEIPRPVDGLEVPGTGKIFVEFMSVFDSQKAMQGLTGRKFANRVVVTKYCDPDAYHRRDFW; the protein is encoded by the exons ATGTCGGATTTCGACGAATTCGAGAGACAACTGTCTGAAAACAAACAAG CGGAGAAGGACAAGGAGAACCGCCACCACCGTCGCTCCCCCTCTCGCAGCCgcagcagagagaggaagaggaggagcagagacaAGGACAGACGCAGCAGGGATCGCCGTGGAGACAGCAAGGAGCGCAGACCAAGACGCAG CTCACCATCCCAACAACAACCCCAAGAGATTGCTGTAAG TCGTTCCCCGCACCGTGAAACGAAGAAGAAGAACAAAGTGAAGAAGTACTGGGACGTCCCTCCTCCTGGCTTTGAACACATCAGTGTGATGCAGTACAAAGCCATGCAGG CTGCGGGTCAGATCCCAGCCACGGCCCTGCTGCCCACCATGACCCCAGACGGCCTGGCCGTGACCCCCACTCCCGTCCCTGTGGTGGGAAGCCAGATGACCAGACAGGCCCGTCGGCTTTATGTGGGCAACATCCCCTTCGGCATCACAGAG GAGTCCATGATGGATTTCTTCAATGCTCAGATGCGTCTGGGTGGTCTCACTCAGGCTCCAGGGAACCCCGTCCTCGCTGTTCAGATCAACCAGGACAAGAACTTTGCCTTCCTTGAG TTCCGCTCAGTGGATGAGACAACCCAGGCCATGGCGTTCGATGGCATCATCTTCCAGGGACAGAGTCTGAAGATCCGCCGTCCCCATGACTACCAGCCTCTGCCCGGCATGAGCGAGAACCCCAGCGTCTACgtgcctg GCGTGGTGTCCACAGTGGTGCCTGACTCGGCCCACAAGCTGTTCATCGGGGGCCTGCCCAACTACCTGAATGATGACCAG GTGAAGGAGCTCCTGACATCGTTTGGGCCTCTCAAGGCCTTTAACTTGGTCAAGGATAGTGCCACAGGTTTGTCTAAGGGTTATGCGTTCTGTGAGTATGTAGACGTCAACCTGAACGACCAGATCACCATGGAGAATCAG GCCATAGCAGGACTCAACGGCATGCAGCTGGGGGATAAAAAGCTCCTGGTGCAGAGAGCCAGCGTGGGATCCAAGAATGCCACTCTG acaAGTATAAACCAGACCCCGGTGACGCTGCAGGTGCCGGGCCTGATGAACAGCTCAATGACCCAGATGGCCGGCCTGCCCACAGAGGTGCTGTGTCTGATGaatatggtggctgtggaggAGCTGGTGGATGAAGAGGAATACGAGGAGATCGTGGAGGATGTGAGGGACGAGTGCAGCAAGTACGGCCAGGTCAAGAGCATCGAGATCCCCAGACCTGTGGATGGGCTGGAGGTCCCTGGCACTggcaag ATCTTTGTGGAGTTCATGTCAGTGTTTGACTCCCAGAAGGCCATGCAGGGTCTGACGGGCAGGAAGTTTGCTAACCGGGTGGTGGTGACCAAATACTGCGACCCTGATGCCTACCACCGCCGAGACTTCTGGTAG
- the LOC135521870 gene encoding splicing factor U2AF 65 kDa subunit-like isoform X2, protein MSDFDEFERQLSENKQAQLVEHGACNARIVRSIPGNTPEKDKENRHHRRSPSRSRSRERKRRSRDKDRRSRDRRGDSKERRPRRSRSPHRETKKKNKVKKYWDVPPPGFEHISVMQYKAMQAAGQIPATALLPTMTPDGLAVTPTPVPVVGSQMTRQARRLYVGNIPFGITEESMMDFFNAQMRLGGLTQAPGNPVLAVQINQDKNFAFLEFRSVDETTQAMAFDGIIFQGQSLKIRRPHDYQPLPGMSENPSVYVPGVVSTVVPDSAHKLFIGGLPNYLNDDQVKELLTSFGPLKAFNLVKDSATGLSKGYAFCEYVDVNLNDQITMENQAIAGLNGMQLGDKKLLVQRASVGSKNATLTSINQTPVTLQVPGLMNSSMTQMAGLPTEVLCLMNMVAVEELVDEEEYEEIVEDVRDECSKYGQVKSIEIPRPVDGLEVPGTGKIFVEFMSVFDSQKAMQGLTGRKFANRVVVTKYCDPDAYHRRDFW, encoded by the exons ATGTCGGATTTCGACGAATTCGAGAGACAACTGTCTGAAAACAAACAAG ctcagttggtagagcatggcgcttgcaacgccaggatagTGCGCTCGATTCCCGGGAACACCc CGGAGAAGGACAAGGAGAACCGCCACCACCGTCGCTCCCCCTCTCGCAGCCgcagcagagagaggaagaggaggagcagagacaAGGACAGACGCAGCAGGGATCGCCGTGGAGACAGCAAGGAGCGCAGACCAAGACGCAG TCGTTCCCCGCACCGTGAAACGAAGAAGAAGAACAAAGTGAAGAAGTACTGGGACGTCCCTCCTCCTGGCTTTGAACACATCAGTGTGATGCAGTACAAAGCCATGCAGG CTGCGGGTCAGATCCCAGCCACGGCCCTGCTGCCCACCATGACCCCAGACGGCCTGGCCGTGACCCCCACTCCCGTCCCTGTGGTGGGAAGCCAGATGACCAGACAGGCCCGTCGGCTTTATGTGGGCAACATCCCCTTCGGCATCACAGAG GAGTCCATGATGGATTTCTTCAATGCTCAGATGCGTCTGGGTGGTCTCACTCAGGCTCCAGGGAACCCCGTCCTCGCTGTTCAGATCAACCAGGACAAGAACTTTGCCTTCCTTGAG TTCCGCTCAGTGGATGAGACAACCCAGGCCATGGCGTTCGATGGCATCATCTTCCAGGGACAGAGTCTGAAGATCCGCCGTCCCCATGACTACCAGCCTCTGCCCGGCATGAGCGAGAACCCCAGCGTCTACgtgcctg GCGTGGTGTCCACAGTGGTGCCTGACTCGGCCCACAAGCTGTTCATCGGGGGCCTGCCCAACTACCTGAATGATGACCAG GTGAAGGAGCTCCTGACATCGTTTGGGCCTCTCAAGGCCTTTAACTTGGTCAAGGATAGTGCCACAGGTTTGTCTAAGGGTTATGCGTTCTGTGAGTATGTAGACGTCAACCTGAACGACCAGATCACCATGGAGAATCAG GCCATAGCAGGACTCAACGGCATGCAGCTGGGGGATAAAAAGCTCCTGGTGCAGAGAGCCAGCGTGGGATCCAAGAATGCCACTCTG acaAGTATAAACCAGACCCCGGTGACGCTGCAGGTGCCGGGCCTGATGAACAGCTCAATGACCCAGATGGCCGGCCTGCCCACAGAGGTGCTGTGTCTGATGaatatggtggctgtggaggAGCTGGTGGATGAAGAGGAATACGAGGAGATCGTGGAGGATGTGAGGGACGAGTGCAGCAAGTACGGCCAGGTCAAGAGCATCGAGATCCCCAGACCTGTGGATGGGCTGGAGGTCCCTGGCACTggcaag ATCTTTGTGGAGTTCATGTCAGTGTTTGACTCCCAGAAGGCCATGCAGGGTCTGACGGGCAGGAAGTTTGCTAACCGGGTGGTGGTGACCAAATACTGCGACCCTGATGCCTACCACCGCCGAGACTTCTGGTAG
- the LOC135521870 gene encoding splicing factor U2AF 65 kDa subunit-like isoform X1 — MSDFDEFERQLSENKQAQLVEHGACNARIVRSIPGNTPEKDKENRHHRRSPSRSRSRERKRRSRDKDRRSRDRRGDSKERRPRRSSPSQQQPQEIAVSRSPHRETKKKNKVKKYWDVPPPGFEHISVMQYKAMQAAGQIPATALLPTMTPDGLAVTPTPVPVVGSQMTRQARRLYVGNIPFGITEESMMDFFNAQMRLGGLTQAPGNPVLAVQINQDKNFAFLEFRSVDETTQAMAFDGIIFQGQSLKIRRPHDYQPLPGMSENPSVYVPGVVSTVVPDSAHKLFIGGLPNYLNDDQVKELLTSFGPLKAFNLVKDSATGLSKGYAFCEYVDVNLNDQITMENQAIAGLNGMQLGDKKLLVQRASVGSKNATLTSINQTPVTLQVPGLMNSSMTQMAGLPTEVLCLMNMVAVEELVDEEEYEEIVEDVRDECSKYGQVKSIEIPRPVDGLEVPGTGKIFVEFMSVFDSQKAMQGLTGRKFANRVVVTKYCDPDAYHRRDFW, encoded by the exons ATGTCGGATTTCGACGAATTCGAGAGACAACTGTCTGAAAACAAACAAG ctcagttggtagagcatggcgcttgcaacgccaggatagTGCGCTCGATTCCCGGGAACACCc CGGAGAAGGACAAGGAGAACCGCCACCACCGTCGCTCCCCCTCTCGCAGCCgcagcagagagaggaagaggaggagcagagacaAGGACAGACGCAGCAGGGATCGCCGTGGAGACAGCAAGGAGCGCAGACCAAGACGCAG CTCACCATCCCAACAACAACCCCAAGAGATTGCTGTAAG TCGTTCCCCGCACCGTGAAACGAAGAAGAAGAACAAAGTGAAGAAGTACTGGGACGTCCCTCCTCCTGGCTTTGAACACATCAGTGTGATGCAGTACAAAGCCATGCAGG CTGCGGGTCAGATCCCAGCCACGGCCCTGCTGCCCACCATGACCCCAGACGGCCTGGCCGTGACCCCCACTCCCGTCCCTGTGGTGGGAAGCCAGATGACCAGACAGGCCCGTCGGCTTTATGTGGGCAACATCCCCTTCGGCATCACAGAG GAGTCCATGATGGATTTCTTCAATGCTCAGATGCGTCTGGGTGGTCTCACTCAGGCTCCAGGGAACCCCGTCCTCGCTGTTCAGATCAACCAGGACAAGAACTTTGCCTTCCTTGAG TTCCGCTCAGTGGATGAGACAACCCAGGCCATGGCGTTCGATGGCATCATCTTCCAGGGACAGAGTCTGAAGATCCGCCGTCCCCATGACTACCAGCCTCTGCCCGGCATGAGCGAGAACCCCAGCGTCTACgtgcctg GCGTGGTGTCCACAGTGGTGCCTGACTCGGCCCACAAGCTGTTCATCGGGGGCCTGCCCAACTACCTGAATGATGACCAG GTGAAGGAGCTCCTGACATCGTTTGGGCCTCTCAAGGCCTTTAACTTGGTCAAGGATAGTGCCACAGGTTTGTCTAAGGGTTATGCGTTCTGTGAGTATGTAGACGTCAACCTGAACGACCAGATCACCATGGAGAATCAG GCCATAGCAGGACTCAACGGCATGCAGCTGGGGGATAAAAAGCTCCTGGTGCAGAGAGCCAGCGTGGGATCCAAGAATGCCACTCTG acaAGTATAAACCAGACCCCGGTGACGCTGCAGGTGCCGGGCCTGATGAACAGCTCAATGACCCAGATGGCCGGCCTGCCCACAGAGGTGCTGTGTCTGATGaatatggtggctgtggaggAGCTGGTGGATGAAGAGGAATACGAGGAGATCGTGGAGGATGTGAGGGACGAGTGCAGCAAGTACGGCCAGGTCAAGAGCATCGAGATCCCCAGACCTGTGGATGGGCTGGAGGTCCCTGGCACTggcaag ATCTTTGTGGAGTTCATGTCAGTGTTTGACTCCCAGAAGGCCATGCAGGGTCTGACGGGCAGGAAGTTTGCTAACCGGGTGGTGGTGACCAAATACTGCGACCCTGATGCCTACCACCGCCGAGACTTCTGGTAG